One part of the Syngnathus acus chromosome 17, fSynAcu1.2, whole genome shotgun sequence genome encodes these proteins:
- the LOC119137084 gene encoding SUN domain-containing ossification factor-like isoform X3 — translation MKMIIWRVVALWLSVSLLSWFPNCHVDCTEPDQEAQRSEPRQDIDLEGESGDSHQEDEAGESLASHLQSHRNEQSQGDHQKEEQSTQTVAKEETHSEPPELDKPSLEATSEIVSAISQPKEEHKLHLEMENFDVPAAQEQESVVLIRSSDTDYESTVEGNDNPGIPSLQNIITVSVLDDANDEAHSDVLDSELPAECMEEANPYDHDRLPPVILENMSNAHTTGTKTHSDPLNAQAAQHLDDSVSHPLNEQDLNIADTDPTVNSKDPEDIPTFDEWKRKMMEVENEKTLSTHTSTNGGSNVVKKMQKNFNNYASVECGAKILGANPEAKSTSAILKENMDLYMLNPCSNKIWFIIELCEPIQVKQLDIANFELFSSTPKDFLVSISDRYPTNKWLKLGTFHGRDERTVQSFPLDEQLYAKYVKVELLSHFGSEHFCPLSLIRVFGTSMVEEYEEIAEPSERAEDQDDDLDYASGYGPGEVKYSKNLIGSAKDVILNMVNNIAVNVLGGNSEMEGNLSSQGVIVNGPGVNETITSTPITDPSAVTPSSSELDEATLSPDTEITETGAPSSATAVPELLPVDNSDQQPPQLDKQIVIPFESEEEESISSTITLLDKEDELDGEREKMEHAEPQNVDLCAFLPWFSSCSCTSSLQEYMQQQCLALLFKERRCQSVDRKQTAPSIHTPTWLPPSPSSACPEPKTHHSEVHQPHEKEQASGGEPESGASTSEAHQPPENTLMEAHNDSMSEPPPLEPSQTSSLPKPTTTDSSTANPSVVETPQLSSEAPAKLLSSEETQDILAVDKPTEASLPPTSSVIRTAVDDGKVAATEVKANIVIRDSILNPDMTGESQIASPHVHQSPDPAVVLDSGTLSTELPQPAPHTTIELELSSSSSAPVITDSKTEDLTEDVSTPGLPPLPSTSPSPSLSDIYADPPNGTEQNGNPVHGSSQKESVFMRLNNRIKALEMNMSLSGRYLEQLSQRYRKQVEEMQKAFNKTIIKLQNTSRIAEEQDQRQTESIQLLQGQLENITQMVLNLSIQVSQLQNEVSDRHNYLLLCLLLSLCFGLALFANRYRISVTPPNAEPEPPAVNSYSYCYPERNFTSGDDCSLKRSASYPPIHSFQFVPSQGTGLESLHPEESQASRKKRPRKMKPIEKVQTLTSFHASPMACNGAAVWSSVPVPTNPTAMTRRLLLPAFRDSPSEGSSETSSHSDDPTFCGITAPCSRICQGVSLPETRAEKRALRRRRPKPTCAVVDFLQAPHGDKSNTLSISATQDLMNMNSKQTSGTFGLNIPRSGPV, via the exons GCGGGTGAGAGCTTGGCTTCGCACCTCCAGTCGCACAGAAATGAACAGTCACAAGGGGATCATCAAAAAGAAGAGCAGTCCACTCAGACGGTGGCCAAAGAAGAGACTCATTCGGAG CCCCCTGAACTGGACAAGCCCAGCTTAGAGGCAACCTCAGAGATCGTCAGTGCTATTTCCCAGCCAAAGGAGGAACACAAGCTAcacttggaaatggaaaacttTGATGTACCTGCTGCTCAAGAACAAGAATCAGTTGTCCTGATTAGGTCTTCCGATACAGACTATGAATCCACAGTTGAGGGAAATGACAATCCTGGTATTCCTAGCCTTCAAAATATCATAACAGTCAG TGTTTTGGACGATGCAAATGACGAAGCTCATTCTGACGTCCTTGACTCTGAGTTGCCTGCTGAATGCATGGAAGAGGCTAATCCCTATGATCATGACAG GCTTCCTCCAGTcattttggaaaacatgtcaaaCGCTCACACAACTGGTACCAAAACTCACAGTGACCCCCTGAATGCCCAGGCTGCTCAGCATCTGGATGACAGCGTATCACACCCGCTCAACGAGCAA GACTTGAATATTGCCGACACCGATCCTACCGTGAACAGCAAAGACCCTGAGGACATCCCAACGTTTGATGAGTGGAAGCGGAAGATGATGGAGGTGGAGAATGAAAAAA cTCTGTCCACACATACTTCTACTAATGGGGGTTCCAATGTAGTCAAGAAGATGCAAAAAAACTTCAACAACTATGCTTCCGTGGAGTGTGGAGCAAAAATTCTTGGTGCTAATCCAGAAGCTAAG AGCACTTCGGCCATATTGAAGGAGAATATGGACTTGTACATGCTTAATCCCTGCAGTAATAAAATCTG GTTCATCATTGAGCTCTGTGAGCCCATTCAGGTGAAGCAGTTGGATATTGCCAATTTTGAGCTCTTTTCTTCTACACCCAAAGACTTTCTCGTCTCCATCAGCGACAG ATACCCAACCAACAAATGGCTCAAATTGGGAACCTTTCATGGCCGGGACGAACGCACAGTACAGAGCTTCCCATTGGATGAGCAGCTTTATGCTAAATATGTCAAG GTTGAGCTGCTCTCTCACTTTGGCTCTGAACATTTCTGCCCCCTCAGTCTCATTAG AGTGTTTGGGACAAGCATGGTGGAAGAGTATGAAGAAATAGCTGAGCCTTCTGAAAGAGCAGAAGATCAGGACGATGACTTGG ATTATGCATCTGGCTATGGACCTGGTGAAGTCAAGTATTCCAAGAATCTGATTGGCTCAGCTAAAG ATGTTATTTTGAACATGGTCAATAATATTGCCGTGAATGTTCTTGGTGGCAACTCGGAAATGGAAG GAAACCTTTCATCCCAGGGTGTCATTGTGAATGGTCCTGGTGTGAATGAAACGATAACTTCAACTCCCATCACCGACCCATCCGCCGT TACACCATCTAGTTCAGAGTTGGATGAGGCAACATTGTCTCCAGACACAGAAATCACTGAAACTGGTGCCCCGTCTTCAGCAACCGCTGTTCCAGAACTGCTTCCAGTTGATAACAGTGACCAGCAGCCTCCGCAACTGGACAAACAAATTGTTATTCCTTTCGAGTCGGAGGAAGAAGAATCTATCAGCTCCACAATCACACTTTTAGATAAAGAGGATGAATTAGATGGGGAGAGGGAGAAAATGGAACACGCTGAACCACAAAATGTAGACCTCTGTGCATTTCTTCCATGGTTTTCCTCTTGTTCATGTACGAGCTCCCTTCAGGAGTATATGCAGCAACAATGTCTGGCGTTGCTGTTCAAAGAAAGGAGATGCCAATCCGTGGACAGAAAGCAAACAGCTCCTTCCATCCACACTCCCACTTGGCTCCCACCTTCACCCTCCTCTGCCTGTCCTGAGCCCAAGACGCATCACAGTGAGGTACATCAGCCTCATGAAAAAGAACAAGCTTCTGGCGGTGAGCCAGAAAGCGGAGCCAGCACGTCAGAAGCACACCAGCCTCCAGAGAACACTCTCATGGAAGCTCATAATGACTCTATGTCCGAACCGCCTCCGCTGGAGCCCAGTCAGACATCAAGCCTCCCCAAACCAACCACCACCGATTCATCCACTGCCAACCCTTCTGTTGTCGAGACTCCACAGCTTTCTTCTGAGGCTCCAGCAAAGCTGCTAAGCTCAGAGGAGACCCAAGACATATTGGCTGTGGACAAGCCTACAGAAGCTTCGCTACCTCCCACTAGCTCAGTCATCAGAACTGCAGTCGACGATGGCAAAGTGGCAGCCACAGAAGTAAAGGCCAACATAGTGATACGCGACTCGATCCTAAATCCTGATATGACAGGTGAGTCCCAGATTGCTTCTCCTCATGTACATCAGTCCCCGGACCCAGCAGTTGTACTCGACAGCGGCACTCTTTCCACTGAGCTACCCCAGCCTGCTCCACACACAACCATTGAACTTGAGCTCTCTAGTAGTAGTAGTGCCCCGGTCATCACAGATAGCAAAACCGAGGACCTCACAGAAGATGTCTCTACCCCCGGTCTCCCTCCTTTGCCTTCGACATCTCCCTCACCGTCCCTCTCAGACATTTACGCAGATCCCCCGAATGGCACAGAACAGAACGGCAACCCGGTGCACGGCTCCAGCCAGAAGGAGTCCGTGTTCATGCGACTCAACAACCGCATTAAGGCCCTCGAGATGAATATGTCGCTCAGCGGACGCTATCTGGAGCAGCTCAGCCAGAG ATATCGGAAGCAGGTGGAGGAGATGCAGAAGGCTTTCAACAAAACCATTATTAAACTTCAGAACACCTCCAGAATTGCAGAGGAGCAA GACCAGCGTCAGACAGAGTCCATTCAGTTGCTGCAAGGTCAGCTGGAGAACATTACTCAGATGGTCCTAAACCTGTCCATTCAGGTCAGCCAGCTGCAGAACGAG GTCTCAGACAGGCACAACTACCTTCTGCTGTGCCTGCTGCTGAGTTTGTGTTTCGGCCTGGCGCTCTTTGCCAACCGCTACCGCATCTCCGTCACGCCTCCGAATGCAGAGCCAGAGCCACCCGCAGTAAACAGCTACAGCTACTGCTATCCCGAGAG GAATTTCACGTCCGGTGATGACTGTAGTTTGAAGAGGAGTGCATCCTACCCACCAATCCACTCATTCCAGTTTGTGCCAAGTCAAGGTACCG GTCTCGAAAGTCTTCATCCCGAGGAGAGTCAAGCGAGCAGAAAG AAAAGACCACGTAAAATGAAACCCATTGAGAAAGTGCAAACTTTGACGTCCTTTCATGCTTCTCCAATGGCATGCAACGGAGCTGCCGTTTGGAGCAGCGTGCCTGTCCCAACAAACCCGACGGCCATGACAAGGAGGCTGCTTCTACCCGCCTTCAGAGACTCTCCATCCGAGGGAAGCTCGGAGACATCGTCCCATTCAGACGATCCCACATTCTGTGGAATCACCGCCCCCTGCTCTCGGATATGCCAAGGTGTGTCGCTGCCTGAAACCCGGGCAGAGAAAAGGGCGTTAAGACGCAGGCGTCCGAAGCCCACTTGTGCCGTAGTGGACTTCCTTCAGGCACCACACGGAGACAAAAGCAATACCTTATCCATCTCGGCCACACAGGACCTCATGAATATGAACTCAAAGCAAACCTCTGGTACCTTTGGGCTGAATATCCCTCGCTCAGGTCCCGTCTAA
- the LOC119137084 gene encoding SUN domain-containing ossification factor-like isoform X4 produces the protein MKMIIWRVVALWLSVSLLSWFPNCHVDCTEPDQEAQRSEPRQDIDLEGESGDSHQEDEAGESLASHLQSHRNEQSQGDHQKEEQSTQTVAKEETHSEPPELDKPSLEATSEIVSAISQPKEEHKLHLEMENFDVPAAQEQESVVLIRSSDTDYESTVEGNDNPGIPSLQNIITVSVLDDANDEAHSDVLDSELPAECMEEANPYDHDRLPPVILENMSNAHTTGTKTHSDPLNAQAAQHLDDSVSHPLNEQDLNIADTDPTVNSKDPEDIPTFDEWKRKMMEVENEKTLSTHTSTNGGSNVVKKMQKNFNNYASVECGAKILGANPEAKSTSAILKENMDLYMLNPCSNKIWFIIELCEPIQVKQLDIANFELFSSTPKDFLVSISDRYPTNKWLKLGTFHGRDERTVQSFPLDEQLYAKYVKMFTKYIKVELLSHFGSEHFCPLSLIRVFGTSMVEEYEEIAEPSERAEDQDDDLDYASGYGPGEVKYSKNLIGSAKDVILNMVNNIAVNVLGGNSEMEGNLSSQGVIVNGPGVNETITSTPITDPSAVTPSSSELDEATLSPDTEITETGAPSSATAVPELLPVDNSDQQPPQLDKQIVIPFESEEEESISSTITLLDKEDELDGEREKMEHAEPQNVDLCAFLPWFSSCSCTSSLQEYMQQQCLALLFKERRCQSVDRKQTAPSIHTPTWLPPSPSSACPEPKTHHSEVHQPHEKEQASGGEPESGASTSEAHQPPENTLMEAHNDSMSEPPPLEPSQTSSLPKPTTTDSSTANPSVVETPQLSSEAPAKLLSSEETQDILAVDKPTEASLPPTSSVIRTAVDDGKVAATEVKANIVIRDSILNPDMTGESQIASPHVHQSPDPAVVLDSGTLSTELPQPAPHTTIELELSSSSSAPVITDSKTEDLTEDVSTPGLPPLPSTSPSPSLSDIYADPPNGTEQNGNPVHGSSQKESVFMRLNNRIKALEMNMSLSGRYLEQLSQRYRKQVEEMQKAFNKTIIKLQNTSRIAEEQDQRQTESIQLLQGQLENITQMVLNLSIQVSQLQNEVSDRHNYLLLCLLLSLCFGLALFANRYRISVTPPNAEPEPPAVNSYSYCYPERNFTSGDDCSLKRSASYPPIHSFQFVPSQGTGLESLHPEESQASRKKYSAKKDLTSTCCCLDPNLTRPHSEKTT, from the exons GCGGGTGAGAGCTTGGCTTCGCACCTCCAGTCGCACAGAAATGAACAGTCACAAGGGGATCATCAAAAAGAAGAGCAGTCCACTCAGACGGTGGCCAAAGAAGAGACTCATTCGGAG CCCCCTGAACTGGACAAGCCCAGCTTAGAGGCAACCTCAGAGATCGTCAGTGCTATTTCCCAGCCAAAGGAGGAACACAAGCTAcacttggaaatggaaaacttTGATGTACCTGCTGCTCAAGAACAAGAATCAGTTGTCCTGATTAGGTCTTCCGATACAGACTATGAATCCACAGTTGAGGGAAATGACAATCCTGGTATTCCTAGCCTTCAAAATATCATAACAGTCAG TGTTTTGGACGATGCAAATGACGAAGCTCATTCTGACGTCCTTGACTCTGAGTTGCCTGCTGAATGCATGGAAGAGGCTAATCCCTATGATCATGACAG GCTTCCTCCAGTcattttggaaaacatgtcaaaCGCTCACACAACTGGTACCAAAACTCACAGTGACCCCCTGAATGCCCAGGCTGCTCAGCATCTGGATGACAGCGTATCACACCCGCTCAACGAGCAA GACTTGAATATTGCCGACACCGATCCTACCGTGAACAGCAAAGACCCTGAGGACATCCCAACGTTTGATGAGTGGAAGCGGAAGATGATGGAGGTGGAGAATGAAAAAA cTCTGTCCACACATACTTCTACTAATGGGGGTTCCAATGTAGTCAAGAAGATGCAAAAAAACTTCAACAACTATGCTTCCGTGGAGTGTGGAGCAAAAATTCTTGGTGCTAATCCAGAAGCTAAG AGCACTTCGGCCATATTGAAGGAGAATATGGACTTGTACATGCTTAATCCCTGCAGTAATAAAATCTG GTTCATCATTGAGCTCTGTGAGCCCATTCAGGTGAAGCAGTTGGATATTGCCAATTTTGAGCTCTTTTCTTCTACACCCAAAGACTTTCTCGTCTCCATCAGCGACAG ATACCCAACCAACAAATGGCTCAAATTGGGAACCTTTCATGGCCGGGACGAACGCACAGTACAGAGCTTCCCATTGGATGAGCAGCTTTATGCTAAATATGTCAAG ATGTTCACCAAGTACATAAAG GTTGAGCTGCTCTCTCACTTTGGCTCTGAACATTTCTGCCCCCTCAGTCTCATTAG AGTGTTTGGGACAAGCATGGTGGAAGAGTATGAAGAAATAGCTGAGCCTTCTGAAAGAGCAGAAGATCAGGACGATGACTTGG ATTATGCATCTGGCTATGGACCTGGTGAAGTCAAGTATTCCAAGAATCTGATTGGCTCAGCTAAAG ATGTTATTTTGAACATGGTCAATAATATTGCCGTGAATGTTCTTGGTGGCAACTCGGAAATGGAAG GAAACCTTTCATCCCAGGGTGTCATTGTGAATGGTCCTGGTGTGAATGAAACGATAACTTCAACTCCCATCACCGACCCATCCGCCGT TACACCATCTAGTTCAGAGTTGGATGAGGCAACATTGTCTCCAGACACAGAAATCACTGAAACTGGTGCCCCGTCTTCAGCAACCGCTGTTCCAGAACTGCTTCCAGTTGATAACAGTGACCAGCAGCCTCCGCAACTGGACAAACAAATTGTTATTCCTTTCGAGTCGGAGGAAGAAGAATCTATCAGCTCCACAATCACACTTTTAGATAAAGAGGATGAATTAGATGGGGAGAGGGAGAAAATGGAACACGCTGAACCACAAAATGTAGACCTCTGTGCATTTCTTCCATGGTTTTCCTCTTGTTCATGTACGAGCTCCCTTCAGGAGTATATGCAGCAACAATGTCTGGCGTTGCTGTTCAAAGAAAGGAGATGCCAATCCGTGGACAGAAAGCAAACAGCTCCTTCCATCCACACTCCCACTTGGCTCCCACCTTCACCCTCCTCTGCCTGTCCTGAGCCCAAGACGCATCACAGTGAGGTACATCAGCCTCATGAAAAAGAACAAGCTTCTGGCGGTGAGCCAGAAAGCGGAGCCAGCACGTCAGAAGCACACCAGCCTCCAGAGAACACTCTCATGGAAGCTCATAATGACTCTATGTCCGAACCGCCTCCGCTGGAGCCCAGTCAGACATCAAGCCTCCCCAAACCAACCACCACCGATTCATCCACTGCCAACCCTTCTGTTGTCGAGACTCCACAGCTTTCTTCTGAGGCTCCAGCAAAGCTGCTAAGCTCAGAGGAGACCCAAGACATATTGGCTGTGGACAAGCCTACAGAAGCTTCGCTACCTCCCACTAGCTCAGTCATCAGAACTGCAGTCGACGATGGCAAAGTGGCAGCCACAGAAGTAAAGGCCAACATAGTGATACGCGACTCGATCCTAAATCCTGATATGACAGGTGAGTCCCAGATTGCTTCTCCTCATGTACATCAGTCCCCGGACCCAGCAGTTGTACTCGACAGCGGCACTCTTTCCACTGAGCTACCCCAGCCTGCTCCACACACAACCATTGAACTTGAGCTCTCTAGTAGTAGTAGTGCCCCGGTCATCACAGATAGCAAAACCGAGGACCTCACAGAAGATGTCTCTACCCCCGGTCTCCCTCCTTTGCCTTCGACATCTCCCTCACCGTCCCTCTCAGACATTTACGCAGATCCCCCGAATGGCACAGAACAGAACGGCAACCCGGTGCACGGCTCCAGCCAGAAGGAGTCCGTGTTCATGCGACTCAACAACCGCATTAAGGCCCTCGAGATGAATATGTCGCTCAGCGGACGCTATCTGGAGCAGCTCAGCCAGAG ATATCGGAAGCAGGTGGAGGAGATGCAGAAGGCTTTCAACAAAACCATTATTAAACTTCAGAACACCTCCAGAATTGCAGAGGAGCAA GACCAGCGTCAGACAGAGTCCATTCAGTTGCTGCAAGGTCAGCTGGAGAACATTACTCAGATGGTCCTAAACCTGTCCATTCAGGTCAGCCAGCTGCAGAACGAG GTCTCAGACAGGCACAACTACCTTCTGCTGTGCCTGCTGCTGAGTTTGTGTTTCGGCCTGGCGCTCTTTGCCAACCGCTACCGCATCTCCGTCACGCCTCCGAATGCAGAGCCAGAGCCACCCGCAGTAAACAGCTACAGCTACTGCTATCCCGAGAG GAATTTCACGTCCGGTGATGACTGTAGTTTGAAGAGGAGTGCATCCTACCCACCAATCCACTCATTCCAGTTTGTGCCAAGTCAAGGTACCG GTCTCGAAAGTCTTCATCCCGAGGAGAGTCAAGCGAGCAGAAAG AAATACAGTGCCAAAAAAGACCTAACCTCTACCTGCTGTTGTCTCGACCCAAACCTGACCCGTCCCCATTCAGAAAAGACCACGTAA
- the LOC119137084 gene encoding SUN domain-containing ossification factor-like isoform X6 yields the protein MKMIIWRVVALWLSVSLLSWFPNCHVDCTEPDQEAQRSEPRQDIDLEGESGDSHQEDEAGESLASHLQSHRNEQSQGDHQKEEQSTQTVAKEETHSEPPELDKPSLEATSEIVSAISQPKEEHKLHLEMENFDVPAAQEQESVVLIRSSDTDYESTVEGNDNPGIPSLQNIITVSVLDDANDEAHSDVLDSELPAECMEEANPYDHDRLPPVILENMSNAHTTGTKTHSDPLNAQAAQHLDDSVSHPLNEQDLNIADTDPTVNSKDPEDIPTFDEWKRKMMEVENEKTLSTHTSTNGGSNVVKKMQKNFNNYASVECGAKILGANPEAKSTSAILKENMDLYMLNPCSNKIWFIIELCEPIQVKQLDIANFELFSSTPKDFLVSISDRYPTNKWLKLGTFHGRDERTVQSFPLDEQLYAKYVKMFTKYIKVELLSHFGSEHFCPLSLIRVFGTSMVEEYEEIAEPSERAEDQDDDLDYASGYGPGEVKYSKNLIGSAKDVILNMVNNIAVNVLGGNSEMEGNLSSQGVIVNGPGVNETITSTPITDPSAVTPSSSELDEATLSPDTEITETGAPSSATAVPELLPVDNSDQQPPQLDKQIVIPFESEEEESISSTITLLDKEDELDGEREKMEHAEPQNVDLCAFLPWFSSCSCTSSLQEYMQQQCLALLFKERRCQSVDRKQTAPSIHTPTWLPPSPSSACPEPKTHHSEVHQPHEKEQASGGEPESGASTSEAHQPPENTLMEAHNDSMSEPPPLEPSQTSSLPKPTTTDSSTANPSVVETPQLSSEAPAKLLSSEETQDILAVDKPTEASLPPTSSVIRTAVDDGKVAATEVKANIVIRDSILNPDMTGESQIASPHVHQSPDPAVVLDSGTLSTELPQPAPHTTIELELSSSSSAPVITDSKTEDLTEDVSTPGLPPLPSTSPSPSLSDIYADPPNGTEQNGNPVHGSSQKESVFMRLNNRIKALEMNMSLSGRYLEQLSQRYRKQVEEMQKAFNKTIIKLQNTSRIAEEQDQRQTESIQLLQGQLENITQMVLNLSIQVSQLQNEVSDRHNYLLLCLLLSLCFGLALFANRYRISVTPPNAEPEPPAVNSYSYCYPERNFTSGDDCSLKRSASYPPIHSFQFVPSQGTEKTT from the exons GCGGGTGAGAGCTTGGCTTCGCACCTCCAGTCGCACAGAAATGAACAGTCACAAGGGGATCATCAAAAAGAAGAGCAGTCCACTCAGACGGTGGCCAAAGAAGAGACTCATTCGGAG CCCCCTGAACTGGACAAGCCCAGCTTAGAGGCAACCTCAGAGATCGTCAGTGCTATTTCCCAGCCAAAGGAGGAACACAAGCTAcacttggaaatggaaaacttTGATGTACCTGCTGCTCAAGAACAAGAATCAGTTGTCCTGATTAGGTCTTCCGATACAGACTATGAATCCACAGTTGAGGGAAATGACAATCCTGGTATTCCTAGCCTTCAAAATATCATAACAGTCAG TGTTTTGGACGATGCAAATGACGAAGCTCATTCTGACGTCCTTGACTCTGAGTTGCCTGCTGAATGCATGGAAGAGGCTAATCCCTATGATCATGACAG GCTTCCTCCAGTcattttggaaaacatgtcaaaCGCTCACACAACTGGTACCAAAACTCACAGTGACCCCCTGAATGCCCAGGCTGCTCAGCATCTGGATGACAGCGTATCACACCCGCTCAACGAGCAA GACTTGAATATTGCCGACACCGATCCTACCGTGAACAGCAAAGACCCTGAGGACATCCCAACGTTTGATGAGTGGAAGCGGAAGATGATGGAGGTGGAGAATGAAAAAA cTCTGTCCACACATACTTCTACTAATGGGGGTTCCAATGTAGTCAAGAAGATGCAAAAAAACTTCAACAACTATGCTTCCGTGGAGTGTGGAGCAAAAATTCTTGGTGCTAATCCAGAAGCTAAG AGCACTTCGGCCATATTGAAGGAGAATATGGACTTGTACATGCTTAATCCCTGCAGTAATAAAATCTG GTTCATCATTGAGCTCTGTGAGCCCATTCAGGTGAAGCAGTTGGATATTGCCAATTTTGAGCTCTTTTCTTCTACACCCAAAGACTTTCTCGTCTCCATCAGCGACAG ATACCCAACCAACAAATGGCTCAAATTGGGAACCTTTCATGGCCGGGACGAACGCACAGTACAGAGCTTCCCATTGGATGAGCAGCTTTATGCTAAATATGTCAAG ATGTTCACCAAGTACATAAAG GTTGAGCTGCTCTCTCACTTTGGCTCTGAACATTTCTGCCCCCTCAGTCTCATTAG AGTGTTTGGGACAAGCATGGTGGAAGAGTATGAAGAAATAGCTGAGCCTTCTGAAAGAGCAGAAGATCAGGACGATGACTTGG ATTATGCATCTGGCTATGGACCTGGTGAAGTCAAGTATTCCAAGAATCTGATTGGCTCAGCTAAAG ATGTTATTTTGAACATGGTCAATAATATTGCCGTGAATGTTCTTGGTGGCAACTCGGAAATGGAAG GAAACCTTTCATCCCAGGGTGTCATTGTGAATGGTCCTGGTGTGAATGAAACGATAACTTCAACTCCCATCACCGACCCATCCGCCGT TACACCATCTAGTTCAGAGTTGGATGAGGCAACATTGTCTCCAGACACAGAAATCACTGAAACTGGTGCCCCGTCTTCAGCAACCGCTGTTCCAGAACTGCTTCCAGTTGATAACAGTGACCAGCAGCCTCCGCAACTGGACAAACAAATTGTTATTCCTTTCGAGTCGGAGGAAGAAGAATCTATCAGCTCCACAATCACACTTTTAGATAAAGAGGATGAATTAGATGGGGAGAGGGAGAAAATGGAACACGCTGAACCACAAAATGTAGACCTCTGTGCATTTCTTCCATGGTTTTCCTCTTGTTCATGTACGAGCTCCCTTCAGGAGTATATGCAGCAACAATGTCTGGCGTTGCTGTTCAAAGAAAGGAGATGCCAATCCGTGGACAGAAAGCAAACAGCTCCTTCCATCCACACTCCCACTTGGCTCCCACCTTCACCCTCCTCTGCCTGTCCTGAGCCCAAGACGCATCACAGTGAGGTACATCAGCCTCATGAAAAAGAACAAGCTTCTGGCGGTGAGCCAGAAAGCGGAGCCAGCACGTCAGAAGCACACCAGCCTCCAGAGAACACTCTCATGGAAGCTCATAATGACTCTATGTCCGAACCGCCTCCGCTGGAGCCCAGTCAGACATCAAGCCTCCCCAAACCAACCACCACCGATTCATCCACTGCCAACCCTTCTGTTGTCGAGACTCCACAGCTTTCTTCTGAGGCTCCAGCAAAGCTGCTAAGCTCAGAGGAGACCCAAGACATATTGGCTGTGGACAAGCCTACAGAAGCTTCGCTACCTCCCACTAGCTCAGTCATCAGAACTGCAGTCGACGATGGCAAAGTGGCAGCCACAGAAGTAAAGGCCAACATAGTGATACGCGACTCGATCCTAAATCCTGATATGACAGGTGAGTCCCAGATTGCTTCTCCTCATGTACATCAGTCCCCGGACCCAGCAGTTGTACTCGACAGCGGCACTCTTTCCACTGAGCTACCCCAGCCTGCTCCACACACAACCATTGAACTTGAGCTCTCTAGTAGTAGTAGTGCCCCGGTCATCACAGATAGCAAAACCGAGGACCTCACAGAAGATGTCTCTACCCCCGGTCTCCCTCCTTTGCCTTCGACATCTCCCTCACCGTCCCTCTCAGACATTTACGCAGATCCCCCGAATGGCACAGAACAGAACGGCAACCCGGTGCACGGCTCCAGCCAGAAGGAGTCCGTGTTCATGCGACTCAACAACCGCATTAAGGCCCTCGAGATGAATATGTCGCTCAGCGGACGCTATCTGGAGCAGCTCAGCCAGAG ATATCGGAAGCAGGTGGAGGAGATGCAGAAGGCTTTCAACAAAACCATTATTAAACTTCAGAACACCTCCAGAATTGCAGAGGAGCAA GACCAGCGTCAGACAGAGTCCATTCAGTTGCTGCAAGGTCAGCTGGAGAACATTACTCAGATGGTCCTAAACCTGTCCATTCAGGTCAGCCAGCTGCAGAACGAG GTCTCAGACAGGCACAACTACCTTCTGCTGTGCCTGCTGCTGAGTTTGTGTTTCGGCCTGGCGCTCTTTGCCAACCGCTACCGCATCTCCGTCACGCCTCCGAATGCAGAGCCAGAGCCACCCGCAGTAAACAGCTACAGCTACTGCTATCCCGAGAG GAATTTCACGTCCGGTGATGACTGTAGTTTGAAGAGGAGTGCATCCTACCCACCAATCCACTCATTCCAGTTTGTGCCAAGTCAAGGTACCG AAAAGACCACGTAA